The window CTTGCAGCGCCTCGGCGGGCACGCCGACATCGAGCAGCGGTTGCCAGAACTGCGGCAACTTGTTCAGCGCTTCACGCACTTTGCGCTGTTCGGTGGGTTGGCTGACCAATTGATTGAGCGACAGATAACCCTGGAGTTTGTCCAGGTTGACCAACTGATCCAGCCGCTCGCTCAGCGCGGTTTGGCGTTCCAGCAGTTGCTGCTGATTGGCCGCGCGCACCAGGAAAAACTGGCTGGTGGGTTGATAGCCGGTGATGCGCGCAATGGTTTGTGCTTCGTCAGTCAGTTGCTGCGGCGCACCGACCCATTGGCGAATGTCGTTTTTGGTCTCGAGCTGCAACAGGCCGGCCACACAAAAGGCGATCAGCAGCGCCAGCAGCACCGGCGTACTCGCGAGTTTGAGCAGCGCTTCACGCCGCCCCAGCAAATACTCGGCTACCCGCAGCGGCCACTGCGCTGGACGCAAATCTGCGCCCTTGAGCAGCGCCGGCAGCAGGCACACCGCGGACAAATAAGCGCCGAGCAGACCCGCGGCAGAGAACACGGCGATTTGGGTCAGCGCCGGGAACGGTGTCCAGGCCAGGGCCAGGTAACCGATGCAACTGGTGATCAGGCTCAGCGTCAGGCCCGGCAACGTCAGGCGCAGGGCCGGCCAACTGTGCCAGGGTTTCAGGCTCCAGCTCTTGGACAGGTAATGCAGCGGGTAATCGACCGCTACGCCGATCAGGCTCGAACCGAGCACCAGTGTCATCACATGCATCCGGCCGAACAGCGCCACACAGGCCACCGCGCCGAAGAGCATGCCGACCAGCACCGGGACGAAGGCCAGCAACACCCGCCAGCGCCGGAAGGCCAGCAACAACAGCAACAGAATGCCCGCCGTGGCGCCGCCACCGACCCAGGTCATTTCCCGGGCGGCTTGCTTTTGCCCACTGGCCGCATAGAGCAAACCGCTGGCGGCAAGCAATTGGACGTTGGCGTGGGCGGCTTCTTCACGGCTGTGCTGGAGCAGGTCGGCCACTTGCAGCGGCAGGTTCATGTCGAAGGCGTTGCCCGTGGTGCGCGAGCGCAGCAGCACCCAACTCTTGCCGTCGGCATCGGCCACCAGCGCACCGCTGCCGATGTCCAATTGCACCGAACCGCGCTGCGGCTGGCTGTTCTGGATGCGTCCGGTCAGGCCCAGCCAGTCATCCTGGCTCGGCACCAGACTGAAACCGGTGAAGGGGTCGAACAGCGCTTGGACTCGCTGCTGGATAAAGGCGTCGGGATGCTCGATCAGTTGCTGTCGGTCAGCCGCTGACAACATCGCGAGTCGGCCATTGAGCAACTGCGTGCGCAGCGCCGGCAAGTCGGCTTGCAGGTTCCATTGGACCTTCTCGAACAAGCCGCTCGCCTGCCATTGCTCACCCAGTTTCTGCGCCATCGCGACCGCTTGCTGGCGATCGGTGTGACCGACCAGCACCAGCATTTCGCGGTTCAGTGGTTCTTGCATGCGCTGTTCGGCGCGCAGTTCCAGCGGGTCTGGCGCCGTGCCCGGCACCAGTTCCATCAGGTTGGCCGACAGCGGGGCGCCGTCACGCCATTGCCAGCCGGCGAGCGCAAGCACCGCCAGCAGCAGGATCAGAAACAACCATGGAAGCCTCCGTTCACTCGGCAAAGTCATGTTGCTCCGCGTCGCTCAACGGTTGGGCGCTGGTGACGTCCTGCATGCGCAAGAGGGTGCTGTCGCCTTGGGTTTCGAGCAGCTCGATGCTGTGCACCAGTTCGCCGCCGGCAATGTTGATCTGCGTGAACACCTGTTTGAGCAGCATGGAGCGCGGGGTCAGCGTCAGCTTCCAGTTCTGTGCATCGCCGCTCAGTGAAAGCTCGAAATCCCGTTGCAGCCCGCTGCTGTCGCCTTGCAGGACGGCGAGGAACAAACGGTTCTGCTCGGCGCCGGCACTCTTGCTCGGCAGCATCTGCCAACCGCTGGCGTCACGTCGGGCAATGCCTTTGTCGCTGATGCGGTAATCCTGTTGCAGGGGGCTTTTCAGCAGCCAGAGCAAACCGTGGTTTTTAGCGAGGACGAAAGTGCCCTTGCTGGTCAGCGGCTGGGGCAGGGCACGCAGGTGCTTTTCCTGGATGAAGCTGCCGTGGATCACGTCAGGTTTTGCCAATTGATCGCTCAACTGCTGCAAATCAAAAGCCTGCGCCAACGAAGAAAAACCCAACGCCAATACCAGCGCCACCACGAACCTGTAGCAGCTGGCGAAGCCTGCGTCGGCCGGTCCGCGCTCGGGCGCAGCAGTCGCCCTGGGTTTCTTCTGATAGACCGCATGTGCAGGTTTTGCGACGGCTTCGCCGCCGAACGCAGCCTCGCGGGCTCGGCAGCTGCTACAAAGGGTTTTCAGCAGGTTCATGCGAGCACCCTTTCAACGGCGTCGGTGAAGACCCTGGGTGAGGCCAACTGCATTTCGCGGCTGCTCATGTCCACGGCGACCTGCACGGAACTGGCGCGGGTCAAGCGTTCGCCGGTTTGCAGATCGCTGATCAGGTAGCTGATCTTCAGACGGTTCTCCCATTCCACCAGATTGGCCCGCACGTTGAGCTTTTGGCCGAACACGGCGCCGCGCACATAACGCAATTGCAGATCGATCACCGGCCAGGCGTAACCCGACTCGACCATGGCCGTGTAGTTGTGGCCGATCTTGTCCAGCAGTGCGCAGCGGGCGACTTCCAGGTATTTGACGTAATGGCCGTGCCAGACGACGTTCATCGTGTCGACATCAAAGAACGGCACGAGGATTTCCGTATCGGTGTGAAGCACTCCCTTGCTACGCATGCAGCCTCCAGTGTTGCTCGGCGATGCGGTGCAGACACAGGCGCAGTTCACCTTCCAGCGCGCGGTCTTCGATGACTGGCGGGAAGTCCTTGGCCAACTCTTCGTGCATGGCGGCCAGGGCTGGCGGCAATGGTCGTGCATCCTCGGCCTTGCTGCGCAGCCAGACGCCTTGGTTGGCGGCCAGCAGGGTGGCGGCGGCGACCTGTTCGGTCAGCTCCAGCACACGGATCGCATCGCGGGCGGCGATGGTGCCCATGCTCACTTTGTCCTGGTTGTGGCATTCGGTGGAGCGCGAGAAGACGCTGGCCGGCATGGTGTTTTTCAGCGCTTCGGCGGTCCAGGCACTGGTGCCGATCTGCACGGCTTTGAAGCCATGGTTGAGCATCGCCCGATCCGCGCTGGCGCCGGACAGGTTGCTCGGCAAACCGTGGTTGTAACGCTCGTCCACCAGCAGGGCGAGTTGACGATCAAGCAGGTCGGCGACATTGGCCACCAGGTTTTTCAGACTGTCCATGGCGAACGCAATGTGGCCGCCGTAGAAGTGCCCGCCGTGCAGCACGCGCTCGGCTTCGGCGTCGATGATCGGGTTGTCGTTGGCGCTGTTGAGCTCGATCTCGATGAACGAGCGCAGCCAGTTCAGGCTGTCGGCCAATACGCCGAGGACGTGGGGTGCGCAACGCAGGGAATAGCGGTCTTGCAGACGATGCAGCGGCGCGGTCGGCGCGTCGATCGCCAGATCCTTGCGCAGCCACGCGGCGACTTGCATTTGCCCCGGATGCGGTTTGGTGGCGAACAGGCGTTCGTCGAAGTGCTCGGGGTTGCCTTGCAGGGCGACCACGTTCAACGCGGTAATGCGCGTGGCCAGTTGCAGCAGGTAATCGGCACGGGCATAGGCCAGGCACGCGAGGCCGGTCATGACAGCGGTGCCGTTCATCAGCGCCAGGGCTTCTTTGGGGCGCAGTACCAGCGGCTCCCAACCCAGTTCGCGGTGTACGTCGGCCGCTTGCCGGCGCTCACCCCGGAACATCACTTCACGCTCGCCGGACAACGTCGCGGCGACATAGGACAACGGCGTCAGATCACCGCTGGCGCCCACCGAGCCCTCTTCCGGAATCAGCGGCAGAATGTCGTGTTCGAGGAAGGCTTGCAGGCGTTCCAGCAGTTCCACACGCACCCCGGACACGCCGTGGCACAACGACTGCAAACGCGCCGCCAGCACCGCGCGAGTGGCCTGCGCATCAAGCAGTTTGCCCAGGCCGCAGCCGTGGAAGGTGTACAAATGACGAGGCAATGCCTCGACGTGATGCAGCGGCACCGCGACCACACAGGAATCGCCGTAACCGGTGGTCACGCCGTAGATCACGCCTTCCTTGTCCAGCAGGGAGTCCAGGAATCGCGCGCCCTTGGCTATACGCTCGCGGTACGCAGGGTCGCTTTGCAACTGCGTCGGCACCTGACGGTTGGCCAGGGCCAGCACGTCTTCGATGCGCAAAGGGAGTTCGCCGAAGGTTACCGGCTCAAGCGTTGGCGTCGTCATCGGTCTTCCAGAAAGGGTAAAAGTTGAACCATTGTCGGGGCGCTTCAAGGCAATAGTGACCCAAGCGTTCGGCATAGCGGGAAGCCCACTGATGAATGACCTGCTCGCGGTCGCTGCGCTTCCACACCACGGCGTCGGCGAACGGTTCGAGGGTCAGTCGATAGTCGCCCGTCGGCTTCTTCAGGCATAGCATCAGGTTGATCGGGCATTTCAGCAGACCGGCCATCAACCAGGGCCCCTGCGGGAACGCAGCTGGATGGCCGAGGAAATCCACCGTCACGCTGCGCCCGCCGTGCAGCGGCACGCGATCGCCGGCAATCGCCAGCCATTCGCCGCGTTCCAGGCGCTCATGGAGTTGCAGCATGATCAGCGGGTCCAGCTCGCTGACCTGAATCAGGCGCAAATTGGTCGCGCCGGCTTCACCGAGCAAGCGGTTGAATTGCTCGGCGTGCTTGGTGTGCACCAGCACGTTCATCGTGACTTTTTCGCCGATCTCGGCCAGCGCACGGCAGACCTCGAGATTGCCCAGATGCGCGCCTACCAGCATCTGCCCGCGGGTGCCGCGCAGTTGATTGCGCAGCAAGGCCGGGTCGATGATTTCGATCTGTTCGATGCTCAACTTGCCGTTCCAGACGTCGAGCTTGTCGAGCATTGAGTCGGCGAAGGCCATGAATTGGCTGAAGACTCGCCAATGGCTCGGGCGCAATTCGTTGCGACCACTCCAGTCGGCGAGCCGCTGCTGGTATTGCCAGGCGCTGTGACGGGCGCTGCGCCCGAACAGGAAAAAATACAGGACGATGCCGTACAGCAGCGGGCTCAGCAGTCGACGACCGAGCACTTTGGCGCAGAGTGCAGTGAATTTCATCAGCCAGAAACTGCCGCGCTCCTGGCGATCAGCCCAGTGCTTTTTATCGGCGTCAGTGCTCATGCTCGCCACCGTCGCCAGAGAATCACTGGCGCCCGCAGCAACATGCCGAAGAACAACCGGGTGTGCATGCTCGTTATCAAAACGTTGTCGTAGAACAGGCGGAAATGCGAGACGCCATCCAGCGGGTAACGGACGTTGGTTTGCAGCCATTGCATGGGCACATTGCGCCAGGCCAGTCGTACCAGAATGTCCGAGTCGAAGTCCATGCGCTTGCCGATCTTCGCCGAATCGATCAGCGCCAGGGTCGGTGGTAACGGATAGACGCGGAAGCCGCACATGGAATCGCGAATCTGCAACGACAGGGTGTTGATCCAGACCATGACGTGAGTCAGGTAGCGGGCGTACAGGCGACCTTTCGGCACGCTGGCGTCGTACCGCGGATAGCCGCAGATCACCGCGTCGGGATGGGCGCGTGACAGTTCGATAAAGGTCTGGACGTCTTGCAAGTCATGCTGGCCGTCGGCGTCCACCTGCAGGGCGTGGCTGAAGCCCAGGCGCGAGGCTTCGCGCATGCCGGTCATGACAGCGC of the Pseudomonas frederiksbergensis genome contains:
- a CDS encoding glycosyltransferase family 2 protein, whose protein sequence is MHNPCAIVPVYNHETAITTVVEALLASNLPCILVDDASDKPCAKVLDQLALRDKVFLIRLGANQGKGGAVMTGMREASRLGFSHALQVDADGQHDLQDVQTFIELSRAHPDAVICGYPRYDASVPKGRLYARYLTHVMVWINTLSLQIRDSMCGFRVYPLPPTLALIDSAKIGKRMDFDSDILVRLAWRNVPMQWLQTNVRYPLDGVSHFRLFYDNVLITSMHTRLFFGMLLRAPVILWRRWRA
- a CDS encoding acyl-CoA thioesterase, with amino-acid sequence MRSKGVLHTDTEILVPFFDVDTMNVVWHGHYVKYLEVARCALLDKIGHNYTAMVESGYAWPVIDLQLRYVRGAVFGQKLNVRANLVEWENRLKISYLISDLQTGERLTRASSVQVAVDMSSREMQLASPRVFTDAVERVLA
- a CDS encoding MMPL family transporter, with protein sequence MTLPSERRLPWLFLILLLAVLALAGWQWRDGAPLSANLMELVPGTAPDPLELRAEQRMQEPLNREMLVLVGHTDRQQAVAMAQKLGEQWQASGLFEKVQWNLQADLPALRTQLLNGRLAMLSAADRQQLIEHPDAFIQQRVQALFDPFTGFSLVPSQDDWLGLTGRIQNSQPQRGSVQLDIGSGALVADADGKSWVLLRSRTTGNAFDMNLPLQVADLLQHSREEAAHANVQLLAASGLLYAASGQKQAAREMTWVGGGATAGILLLLLLAFRRWRVLLAFVPVLVGMLFGAVACVALFGRMHVMTLVLGSSLIGVAVDYPLHYLSKSWSLKPWHSWPALRLTLPGLTLSLITSCIGYLALAWTPFPALTQIAVFSAAGLLGAYLSAVCLLPALLKGADLRPAQWPLRVAEYLLGRREALLKLASTPVLLALLIAFCVAGLLQLETKNDIRQWVGAPQQLTDEAQTIARITGYQPTSQFFLVRAANQQQLLERQTALSERLDQLVNLDKLQGYLSLNQLVSQPTEQRKVREALNKLPQFWQPLLDVGVPAEALQAELTKLQALPTEDIDAALVGPLAEPYRPLWLGPTEDGVAAMVSLQGLNNPSLLRVQALDLPGVELVDRLGELNKVFADTQISAAELKLASCVLIVLVLILPFGFGGALRIVALPLLAALCSLASLGWMGQPLTLFSLFGLLLVTAISVDYAILMREQVGGAAVSLLGTLLAALTTWLSFGLLAVSSTPAVSNFGLSVSLGLAFSFILAPWAGRQVHVAPVTESAT
- a CDS encoding HAL/PAL/TAL family ammonia-lyase, translated to MTTPTLEPVTFGELPLRIEDVLALANRQVPTQLQSDPAYRERIAKGARFLDSLLDKEGVIYGVTTGYGDSCVVAVPLHHVEALPRHLYTFHGCGLGKLLDAQATRAVLAARLQSLCHGVSGVRVELLERLQAFLEHDILPLIPEEGSVGASGDLTPLSYVAATLSGEREVMFRGERRQAADVHRELGWEPLVLRPKEALALMNGTAVMTGLACLAYARADYLLQLATRITALNVVALQGNPEHFDERLFATKPHPGQMQVAAWLRKDLAIDAPTAPLHRLQDRYSLRCAPHVLGVLADSLNWLRSFIEIELNSANDNPIIDAEAERVLHGGHFYGGHIAFAMDSLKNLVANVADLLDRQLALLVDERYNHGLPSNLSGASADRAMLNHGFKAVQIGTSAWTAEALKNTMPASVFSRSTECHNQDKVSMGTIAARDAIRVLELTEQVAAATLLAANQGVWLRSKAEDARPLPPALAAMHEELAKDFPPVIEDRALEGELRLCLHRIAEQHWRLHA
- a CDS encoding outer membrane lipoprotein carrier protein LolA, encoding MNLLKTLCSSCRAREAAFGGEAVAKPAHAVYQKKPRATAAPERGPADAGFASCYRFVVALVLALGFSSLAQAFDLQQLSDQLAKPDVIHGSFIQEKHLRALPQPLTSKGTFVLAKNHGLLWLLKSPLQQDYRISDKGIARRDASGWQMLPSKSAGAEQNRLFLAVLQGDSSGLQRDFELSLSGDAQNWKLTLTPRSMLLKQVFTQINIAGGELVHSIELLETQGDSTLLRMQDVTSAQPLSDAEQHDFAE
- a CDS encoding glycosyl transferase, whose translation is MSTDADKKHWADRQERGSFWLMKFTALCAKVLGRRLLSPLLYGIVLYFFLFGRSARHSAWQYQQRLADWSGRNELRPSHWRVFSQFMAFADSMLDKLDVWNGKLSIEQIEIIDPALLRNQLRGTRGQMLVGAHLGNLEVCRALAEIGEKVTMNVLVHTKHAEQFNRLLGEAGATNLRLIQVSELDPLIMLQLHERLERGEWLAIAGDRVPLHGGRSVTVDFLGHPAAFPQGPWLMAGLLKCPINLMLCLKKPTGDYRLTLEPFADAVVWKRSDREQVIHQWASRYAERLGHYCLEAPRQWFNFYPFWKTDDDANA